A stretch of Vespa velutina chromosome 8, iVesVel2.1, whole genome shotgun sequence DNA encodes these proteins:
- the LOC124951085 gene encoding uncharacterized protein LOC124951085 isoform X2 gives MEEDIRNTKFHLKVTQITEENALLREEIAKLDDRNSILERQQKYFKRQLEQIHEKYSELQREYDEQKDILDEVRRKEKDINIALQKSTKEQRILLTRLETVELKAQEVTSLKNKLKKVTNERLECTKQKDEIVEKLDEKSNECESLLMTITDLKKANENLQSNYEARENMIKMLRENNRQLEDENVELKLLISMNTRTSTDKLSKTPHSNAEPYCMVHDIPYNRFNDTFLQDSLYDELKASGFTNICSWNDTISYELKKQVQCYELEIDKLIQQTECVFQQLVSGRDKNCLHLIENINHCTESSEKMKNLEVLKQRIQILLDMVNTTSPEPRGIEIGIQVPAISRTIKNLEELSNLDEEDHLECFCKNNQIIASHDISKEKQDQFTISAKCPKVVMVPKSFVGDPIIQVFDKSVRCITSPRKKRSTENISLTRLERRKTIHKLMFCKNSYNDAATKTRADIMDDGNGDYTDNERYVTFMGHLSLPIDFSVTSKRVAITRNRKSKSESSLLPEKKALFCRPSFNAFMPLSAEPLINEAIEMRKRSFDGSTCEEVERVNMFPVLLKQNDRQNLTSSHGYAFGDFSIDELEHRPFELHRPVHLAPMKLKFPSDKASPFTKEQRLTNKDTQRGDFTAASNKLLENIKSKTNIRETKEYKIVEHFEEGRLNRDYYNESPNNYLMDINKEIYSINSETYLIDKLTGPICRDITSMYFRRFSNFDRECYTEDHLPAAYSTPMRIDSKDKNLSKSKNKKDGDNCESLVRRFADLEMSRKKLSLFRIYKDRLNEMNNEERLEKVDSGDGEETVSISLCSFANNSALSRSKCVLTNRENSDEYFMSNVAQRNNTEGRTNCATAREEKIRPTSSDGESQISDSKESFLDRTQPRKNLLEENKSVLQVCKFYHSSSAKSKIVGEETRLRTSVSHSFTNIHILPSWCALIFYALVFFFGFYAVNIFLYVGPPYKWWSLEEILNRYFPITNTGCSPPI, from the exons ATGGAGGAGGATATACGAAATACAAAATTCCATTTAAAAGTAACGCAAATAACGGAAGAAAACGCTCTTCTTCGAGAAGAAATCGCGAAATTAGATGatagaaattcaattttgGAAAGgcaacaaaaatatttcaaacgtcaatt GGAACAAATCCATGAAAAATATAGTGAACTGCAACGAGAATATGATGAACAAAAAGACATATTGGATGAAGttaggagaaaagagaaagacatcAACATAGCACTCCAGAAATCTACAAAAGAGCAACGGATATTATTAACAAGATTAGAAACGGTCGAATTAAAG GCGCAAGAAGTAACAAGTCTGAAGAATAAGTTAAAGAAAGTTACGAATGAAAGGCTCGAATGTACGAAGCAAAAGGATGAAATAGTTGAAAAATTGGATGAAAAGTCTAACGAGTGCGAATCATTGCTTATGACAATTACAGACTTGAAAAAAGCGAATGAAAATCTTCAAAGTAATTACGAAGCGCGCGAAAATATGATCAAA ATGCTACGAGAAAATAATCGTCAACTAGAAGATGAAAATGTGGAATTAAAATTACTCATAAGTATGAATACTCGTACTTCTACAGACAAA CTCTCTAAGACGCCACATTCGAACGCAGAACCATATTGCATGGTACACGATATTCCATATAACAGATTCAACGATACGTTTCTTCAAGATTCCCTGTATGACGAATTGAAAGCTTCT GGTTTCACGAATATATGCAGCTGGAATGATACGATAAGCTACGAATTGAAGAAGCAAGTGCAATGTTACGAATTAGAAATTGATAAACTTATACAACAAACAGAatg tGTTTTCCAACAATTGGTATCGGGACGCGACAAGAACTGTCTTCatcttatagaaaatataaaccaTTGTACTGAGAGTTctgaaaagatgaaaaatttgGAGGTCCTTAAACAAAGGATACAAATTCTTTTGGATATG gTAAACACAACATCTCCAGAACCTAGAGGTATTGAAATTGGTATTCAAGTGCCGGCAATTtcaagaacgataaaaaatttggaGGAATTGTCTAACTTAGACGAGGAAGATCATCTAGAATGCTT TTGTAAAAACAATCAAATAATCGCATCTCATGatatatcgaaagagaaacaagacCAATTTACTATATCTGCGAAATGTCCTAAAGTAGTAATGGTGCCGAAATCCTTCGTCGGCGATCCAATCATACAAGTATTCGATAAAAGTGTTCGATGTATTACAAGTccacgaaaaaaaagatcaacggAAAATATCAG tttaactagattagaaagaagaaaaactattCATAAGTTAATGTTCTGTAAGAATTCTTATAATGACGCTGCTACCAAAACACGAGCCGATATTATGGATGACGGTAATGGAGATTACACGGATAATGAAAGATATGTAACATTTATGGGCCATTTATCGTTACCAATAGACTTTTCGGTTACATCCAAACGAGTCGCAATAACGC GTAATCGTAAATCAAAGTCCGAATCTAGTCTACTTCCTGAAAAGAAAGCTTTATTTTGTCGGCCTTCGTTTAATGCTTTCATGCCATTATCAGCGGAGCCATTAATCAATGAAGCCattgaaatgagaaaaagatccTTCGACGGGTCAACTTGTGAAGAAGTTGAAAGAGTAAACATGTTTCCCGTACTACTCAAGCAGAACGATCGGCAGAATTTAACAAGCTCTCATGGATACGCATTCGGAG ATTTTTCTATAGACGAGTTGGAACACCGTCCGTTTGAATTACACCGTCCTGTTCACTTGGCTCctatgaaattgaaattccCGTCGGATAAAGCCTCGCCTTTCACCAAAGAGCAACGTCTTACCAATAAGGATACACAACGAGGAGATTTCACTGCAGCGAGTAATAAATTgctcgaaaatataaaatcgaaaacgAACATCCGCGAAACAAAGGAATATAAAATCGTGGAACATTTTGAGGAAGGTCGTTTAAACagagattattataatgaaagcCCCAATAATTATCTCATGGATATCAATAAAGAAATCTATTCGATCAATAGTGAAacatatttaatcgataaattaacgGGACCCATTTGCCGCGATATAACGTCtatgtattttcgaagattctCTAATTTCGACCGAGAGTGTTATACGGAAGATCATCTACCAGCTGCATACTCAACACCGATGCGCATCGACTCGAAGGATAAAA ATTTgtcgaaaagtaaaaataagaaagatggCGATAATTGTGAGTCGCTCGTACGACGATTCGCTGATTTGGAAAtgtcaagaaaaaaattatccttatttagGATATACAAGGACCGTTTGAACGAGATGAATAACGAGGAACGTCTAGAAAAGGTCGACTCTGGAGATGGAGAAGAAACAGTTTCGATATCACTTTGTAGTTTTGCAAATAACAGCGCGTTGTCGCGAAGTAAATGTGTGCTTACGAACAGAGAGAATTCCGATGAGTATTTTATGTCTAATGTAGCACAGAGAAACAATACG gAAGGAAGAACGAATTGCGCAACTGCAAGGGAAGAAAAGATCAGGCCGACGTCGTCGGATGGTGAAAGTCAAATCTCAGATAGCAAAGA aaGTTTTCTCGACAGAACGCAACCGAGAAAGAATTTgctagaagaaaataagagcgTACTACAAGTTTGTAAATTCTATCATTCAAGTTCGGCAAAGTCGAAAATTGTTGGCGAAGAAACAAGATTACG tACTTCGGTATCTCATTCTTTCACGAACATCCATATTCTACCATCGTGGTGCGCGCTCATTTTTTATGCACTGGTATTTTTTTTCGGATTTTATgcagtaaatatatttttatatgtcgGGCCACCGTATAAATGGTGGTCACTCGAAGAAATACTCAATCGATACTTCCCAATTACAAATACGGGATGTTCACCACCTATATGA
- the LOC124951085 gene encoding uncharacterized protein LOC124951085 isoform X3 — translation MEEDIRNTKFHLKVTQITEENALLREEIAKLDDRNSILERQQKYFKRQLEQIHEKYSELQREYDEQKDILDEVRRKEKDINIALQKSTKEQRILLTRLETVELKAQEVTSLKNKLKKVTNERLECTKQKDEIVEKLDEKSNECESLLMTITDLKKANENLQSNYEARENMIKMLRENNRQLEDENVELKLLISMNTRTSTDKLSKTPHSNAEPYCMVHDIPYNRFNDTFLQDSLYDELKASGFTNICSWNDTISYELKKQVQCYELEIDKLIQQTECVFQQLVSGRDKNCLHLIENINHCTESSEKMKNLEVLKQRIQILLDMVNTTSPEPRGIEIGIQVPAISRTIKNLEELSNLDEEDHLECFCKNNQIIASHDISKEKQDQFTISAKCPKVVMVPKSFVGDPIIQVFDKSVRCITSPRKKRSTENISLTRLERRKTIHKLMFCKNSYNDAATKTRADIMDDGNGDYTDNERYVTFMGHLSLPIDFSVTSKRVAITRNRKSKSESSLLPEKKALFCRPSFNAFMPLSAEPLINEAIEMRKRSFDGSTCEEVERVNMFPVLLKQNDRQNLTSSHGYAFGDELEHRPFELHRPVHLAPMKLKFPSDKASPFTKEQRLTNKDTQRGDFTAASNKLLENIKSKTNIRETKEYKIVEHFEEGRLNRDYYNESPNNYLMDINKEIYSINSETYLIDKLTGPICRDITSMYFRRFSNFDRECYTEDHLPAAYSTPMRIDSKDKNLSKSKNKKDGDNCESLVRRFADLEMSRKKLSLFRIYKDRLNEMNNEERLEKVDSGDGEETVSISLCSFANNSALSRSKCVLTNRENSDEYFMSNVAQRNNTEGRTNCATAREEKIRPTSSDGESQISDSKESFLDRTQPRKNLLEENKSVLQVCKFYHSSSAKSKIVGEETRLRTSVSHSFTNIHILPSWCALIFYALVFFFGFYAVNIFLYVGPPYKWWSLEEILNRYFPITNTGCSPPI, via the exons ATGGAGGAGGATATACGAAATACAAAATTCCATTTAAAAGTAACGCAAATAACGGAAGAAAACGCTCTTCTTCGAGAAGAAATCGCGAAATTAGATGatagaaattcaattttgGAAAGgcaacaaaaatatttcaaacgtcaatt GGAACAAATCCATGAAAAATATAGTGAACTGCAACGAGAATATGATGAACAAAAAGACATATTGGATGAAGttaggagaaaagagaaagacatcAACATAGCACTCCAGAAATCTACAAAAGAGCAACGGATATTATTAACAAGATTAGAAACGGTCGAATTAAAG GCGCAAGAAGTAACAAGTCTGAAGAATAAGTTAAAGAAAGTTACGAATGAAAGGCTCGAATGTACGAAGCAAAAGGATGAAATAGTTGAAAAATTGGATGAAAAGTCTAACGAGTGCGAATCATTGCTTATGACAATTACAGACTTGAAAAAAGCGAATGAAAATCTTCAAAGTAATTACGAAGCGCGCGAAAATATGATCAAA ATGCTACGAGAAAATAATCGTCAACTAGAAGATGAAAATGTGGAATTAAAATTACTCATAAGTATGAATACTCGTACTTCTACAGACAAA CTCTCTAAGACGCCACATTCGAACGCAGAACCATATTGCATGGTACACGATATTCCATATAACAGATTCAACGATACGTTTCTTCAAGATTCCCTGTATGACGAATTGAAAGCTTCT GGTTTCACGAATATATGCAGCTGGAATGATACGATAAGCTACGAATTGAAGAAGCAAGTGCAATGTTACGAATTAGAAATTGATAAACTTATACAACAAACAGAatg tGTTTTCCAACAATTGGTATCGGGACGCGACAAGAACTGTCTTCatcttatagaaaatataaaccaTTGTACTGAGAGTTctgaaaagatgaaaaatttgGAGGTCCTTAAACAAAGGATACAAATTCTTTTGGATATG gTAAACACAACATCTCCAGAACCTAGAGGTATTGAAATTGGTATTCAAGTGCCGGCAATTtcaagaacgataaaaaatttggaGGAATTGTCTAACTTAGACGAGGAAGATCATCTAGAATGCTT TTGTAAAAACAATCAAATAATCGCATCTCATGatatatcgaaagagaaacaagacCAATTTACTATATCTGCGAAATGTCCTAAAGTAGTAATGGTGCCGAAATCCTTCGTCGGCGATCCAATCATACAAGTATTCGATAAAAGTGTTCGATGTATTACAAGTccacgaaaaaaaagatcaacggAAAATATCAG tttaactagattagaaagaagaaaaactattCATAAGTTAATGTTCTGTAAGAATTCTTATAATGACGCTGCTACCAAAACACGAGCCGATATTATGGATGACGGTAATGGAGATTACACGGATAATGAAAGATATGTAACATTTATGGGCCATTTATCGTTACCAATAGACTTTTCGGTTACATCCAAACGAGTCGCAATAACGC GTAATCGTAAATCAAAGTCCGAATCTAGTCTACTTCCTGAAAAGAAAGCTTTATTTTGTCGGCCTTCGTTTAATGCTTTCATGCCATTATCAGCGGAGCCATTAATCAATGAAGCCattgaaatgagaaaaagatccTTCGACGGGTCAACTTGTGAAGAAGTTGAAAGAGTAAACATGTTTCCCGTACTACTCAAGCAGAACGATCGGCAGAATTTAACAAGCTCTCATGGATACGCATTCGGAG ACGAGTTGGAACACCGTCCGTTTGAATTACACCGTCCTGTTCACTTGGCTCctatgaaattgaaattccCGTCGGATAAAGCCTCGCCTTTCACCAAAGAGCAACGTCTTACCAATAAGGATACACAACGAGGAGATTTCACTGCAGCGAGTAATAAATTgctcgaaaatataaaatcgaaaacgAACATCCGCGAAACAAAGGAATATAAAATCGTGGAACATTTTGAGGAAGGTCGTTTAAACagagattattataatgaaagcCCCAATAATTATCTCATGGATATCAATAAAGAAATCTATTCGATCAATAGTGAAacatatttaatcgataaattaacgGGACCCATTTGCCGCGATATAACGTCtatgtattttcgaagattctCTAATTTCGACCGAGAGTGTTATACGGAAGATCATCTACCAGCTGCATACTCAACACCGATGCGCATCGACTCGAAGGATAAAA ATTTgtcgaaaagtaaaaataagaaagatggCGATAATTGTGAGTCGCTCGTACGACGATTCGCTGATTTGGAAAtgtcaagaaaaaaattatccttatttagGATATACAAGGACCGTTTGAACGAGATGAATAACGAGGAACGTCTAGAAAAGGTCGACTCTGGAGATGGAGAAGAAACAGTTTCGATATCACTTTGTAGTTTTGCAAATAACAGCGCGTTGTCGCGAAGTAAATGTGTGCTTACGAACAGAGAGAATTCCGATGAGTATTTTATGTCTAATGTAGCACAGAGAAACAATACG gAAGGAAGAACGAATTGCGCAACTGCAAGGGAAGAAAAGATCAGGCCGACGTCGTCGGATGGTGAAAGTCAAATCTCAGATAGCAAAGA aaGTTTTCTCGACAGAACGCAACCGAGAAAGAATTTgctagaagaaaataagagcgTACTACAAGTTTGTAAATTCTATCATTCAAGTTCGGCAAAGTCGAAAATTGTTGGCGAAGAAACAAGATTACG tACTTCGGTATCTCATTCTTTCACGAACATCCATATTCTACCATCGTGGTGCGCGCTCATTTTTTATGCACTGGTATTTTTTTTCGGATTTTATgcagtaaatatatttttatatgtcgGGCCACCGTATAAATGGTGGTCACTCGAAGAAATACTCAATCGATACTTCCCAATTACAAATACGGGATGTTCACCACCTATATGA
- the LOC124950982 gene encoding tRNA-splicing endonuclease subunit Sen34 isoform X1 gives MSDMINLTFSKNNAFIWNADDWLRLRKDHRITGELVGCLPKYPRQEVLSGLPLLLLPEEVSLLLEKKIARVVKYSHLQYPPSESLKETFDKYREILFMEQEKCLKKEKEKQIVAMMDKIVEGKRRKMLGIETNKKKMRKPLDKDLQEALNNVEVNTKDLFDEQMSKLPKLEKSEALVQTHTAYPWCNGGNFEIVEWKYPNSVQEKLRYATFKDLWERGYYITNGEKFGGDFLVYPGDPIMFHSQFIIQCKSRNEEIPITELIGQCRIASHVRKTQILATFSEGGKSVNYQSFQWAENR, from the exons atgtcAGATATGATCAATTTGAcgttttcaaaaaataatgcCTTTATATGGAACGCGGACG aTTGGCTAAGACTGCGGAAAGATCATAGAATAACTGGAGAATTAGTGGGCTGTCTACCAAAATATCCCCGGCAAGAAGTACTTTCAGGTCTTCCATTGCTCTTGTTGCCAGAAGAAGTCTctcttttattagaaaaaaaaattgcacgtGTTGTTAAGTATTCGCATTTACAATACCCACCGAGCGAATCGTTAAAAGAAACCTTTGACAAGTATAGAGAGATATTGTTTATGGAACAGGAAAAATgcttgaagaaagaaaaagaaaaacag ATTGTAGCAATGATGGATAAAATAGTGGaaggaaaaagacgaaaaatgtTAGGGAtagaaacaaataagaaaaaaatgcgaAAACCTTTGGATAAAGATTTGCAAGAAGCTTTAAACAATGTAGAAGTAAATACTAAAGATCTCTTTGACGAACAAATGTCAAAATTGcctaaattagaaaaaagtgAAGCACTTGTACAGACGCATACGG CTTATCCATGGTGTAATGGGGGTAACTTTGAAATAGTTGAATGGAAATATCCTAATAGCGTACAAGAAAAACTTCGATATGCGACATTTAAAGACCTTTGGGAACGAGGTTATTACATAACGAATGGAGAAAAGTTCGGTGGCGACTTCCTAGTGTATCCag GCGATCCGATTATGTTTCATTCtcaatttataattcaatGCAAAAGCAGAAACGAGGAAATACCTATCACAGAGCTTATTGGGCAATGTCGTATTGCAAGTCACGTTAGGAAAACCCAAATATTGGCCACATTCTCTGAAGGTGGTAAAAGTGTAAATTATCAATCATTTCAGTGGGCTGAAAATAGATAG
- the LOC124951085 gene encoding uncharacterized protein LOC124951085 isoform X1 — protein sequence MEEDIRNTKFHLKVTQITEENALLREEIAKLDDRNSILERQQKYFKRQLEQIHEKYSELQREYDEQKDILDEVRRKEKDINIALQKSTKEQRILLTRLETVELKAQEVTSLKNKLKKVTNERLECTKQKDEIVEKLDEKSNECESLLMTITDLKKANENLQSNYEARENMIKMLRENNRQLEDENVELKLLISMNTRTSTDKLSKTPHSNAEPYCMVHDIPYNRFNDTFLQDSLYDELKASGFTNICSWNDTISYELKKQVQCYELEIDKLIQQTECVFQQLVSGRDKNCLHLIENINHCTESSEKMKNLEVLKQRIQILLDMVNTTSPEPRGIEIGIQVPAISRTIKNLEELSNLDEEDHLECFCKNNQIIASHDISKEKQDQFTISAKCPKVVMVPKSFVGDPIIQVFDKSVRCITSPRKKRSTENISLTRLERRKTIHKLMFCKNSYNDAATKTRADIMDDGNGDYTDNERYVTFMGHLSLPIDFSVTSKRVAITRNRKSKSESSLLPEKKALFCRPSFNAFMPLSAEPLINEAIEMRKRSFDGSTCEEVERVNMFPVLLKQNDRQNLTSSHGYAFGGTYRSLNDSSTDSSISSSSLRSNNLLPQDFSIDELEHRPFELHRPVHLAPMKLKFPSDKASPFTKEQRLTNKDTQRGDFTAASNKLLENIKSKTNIRETKEYKIVEHFEEGRLNRDYYNESPNNYLMDINKEIYSINSETYLIDKLTGPICRDITSMYFRRFSNFDRECYTEDHLPAAYSTPMRIDSKDKNLSKSKNKKDGDNCESLVRRFADLEMSRKKLSLFRIYKDRLNEMNNEERLEKVDSGDGEETVSISLCSFANNSALSRSKCVLTNRENSDEYFMSNVAQRNNTEGRTNCATAREEKIRPTSSDGESQISDSKESFLDRTQPRKNLLEENKSVLQVCKFYHSSSAKSKIVGEETRLRTSVSHSFTNIHILPSWCALIFYALVFFFGFYAVNIFLYVGPPYKWWSLEEILNRYFPITNTGCSPPI from the exons ATGGAGGAGGATATACGAAATACAAAATTCCATTTAAAAGTAACGCAAATAACGGAAGAAAACGCTCTTCTTCGAGAAGAAATCGCGAAATTAGATGatagaaattcaattttgGAAAGgcaacaaaaatatttcaaacgtcaatt GGAACAAATCCATGAAAAATATAGTGAACTGCAACGAGAATATGATGAACAAAAAGACATATTGGATGAAGttaggagaaaagagaaagacatcAACATAGCACTCCAGAAATCTACAAAAGAGCAACGGATATTATTAACAAGATTAGAAACGGTCGAATTAAAG GCGCAAGAAGTAACAAGTCTGAAGAATAAGTTAAAGAAAGTTACGAATGAAAGGCTCGAATGTACGAAGCAAAAGGATGAAATAGTTGAAAAATTGGATGAAAAGTCTAACGAGTGCGAATCATTGCTTATGACAATTACAGACTTGAAAAAAGCGAATGAAAATCTTCAAAGTAATTACGAAGCGCGCGAAAATATGATCAAA ATGCTACGAGAAAATAATCGTCAACTAGAAGATGAAAATGTGGAATTAAAATTACTCATAAGTATGAATACTCGTACTTCTACAGACAAA CTCTCTAAGACGCCACATTCGAACGCAGAACCATATTGCATGGTACACGATATTCCATATAACAGATTCAACGATACGTTTCTTCAAGATTCCCTGTATGACGAATTGAAAGCTTCT GGTTTCACGAATATATGCAGCTGGAATGATACGATAAGCTACGAATTGAAGAAGCAAGTGCAATGTTACGAATTAGAAATTGATAAACTTATACAACAAACAGAatg tGTTTTCCAACAATTGGTATCGGGACGCGACAAGAACTGTCTTCatcttatagaaaatataaaccaTTGTACTGAGAGTTctgaaaagatgaaaaatttgGAGGTCCTTAAACAAAGGATACAAATTCTTTTGGATATG gTAAACACAACATCTCCAGAACCTAGAGGTATTGAAATTGGTATTCAAGTGCCGGCAATTtcaagaacgataaaaaatttggaGGAATTGTCTAACTTAGACGAGGAAGATCATCTAGAATGCTT TTGTAAAAACAATCAAATAATCGCATCTCATGatatatcgaaagagaaacaagacCAATTTACTATATCTGCGAAATGTCCTAAAGTAGTAATGGTGCCGAAATCCTTCGTCGGCGATCCAATCATACAAGTATTCGATAAAAGTGTTCGATGTATTACAAGTccacgaaaaaaaagatcaacggAAAATATCAG tttaactagattagaaagaagaaaaactattCATAAGTTAATGTTCTGTAAGAATTCTTATAATGACGCTGCTACCAAAACACGAGCCGATATTATGGATGACGGTAATGGAGATTACACGGATAATGAAAGATATGTAACATTTATGGGCCATTTATCGTTACCAATAGACTTTTCGGTTACATCCAAACGAGTCGCAATAACGC GTAATCGTAAATCAAAGTCCGAATCTAGTCTACTTCCTGAAAAGAAAGCTTTATTTTGTCGGCCTTCGTTTAATGCTTTCATGCCATTATCAGCGGAGCCATTAATCAATGAAGCCattgaaatgagaaaaagatccTTCGACGGGTCAACTTGTGAAGAAGTTGAAAGAGTAAACATGTTTCCCGTACTACTCAAGCAGAACGATCGGCAGAATTTAACAAGCTCTCATGGATACGCATTCGGAGGTACCTATCGGTCATTGAACGATAGTAGTACAGATTCTTCGATTAGTTCGTCGTCTCTTCGATCCAATAATCTACTTCCCCAAGATTTTTCTATAGACGAGTTGGAACACCGTCCGTTTGAATTACACCGTCCTGTTCACTTGGCTCctatgaaattgaaattccCGTCGGATAAAGCCTCGCCTTTCACCAAAGAGCAACGTCTTACCAATAAGGATACACAACGAGGAGATTTCACTGCAGCGAGTAATAAATTgctcgaaaatataaaatcgaaaacgAACATCCGCGAAACAAAGGAATATAAAATCGTGGAACATTTTGAGGAAGGTCGTTTAAACagagattattataatgaaagcCCCAATAATTATCTCATGGATATCAATAAAGAAATCTATTCGATCAATAGTGAAacatatttaatcgataaattaacgGGACCCATTTGCCGCGATATAACGTCtatgtattttcgaagattctCTAATTTCGACCGAGAGTGTTATACGGAAGATCATCTACCAGCTGCATACTCAACACCGATGCGCATCGACTCGAAGGATAAAA ATTTgtcgaaaagtaaaaataagaaagatggCGATAATTGTGAGTCGCTCGTACGACGATTCGCTGATTTGGAAAtgtcaagaaaaaaattatccttatttagGATATACAAGGACCGTTTGAACGAGATGAATAACGAGGAACGTCTAGAAAAGGTCGACTCTGGAGATGGAGAAGAAACAGTTTCGATATCACTTTGTAGTTTTGCAAATAACAGCGCGTTGTCGCGAAGTAAATGTGTGCTTACGAACAGAGAGAATTCCGATGAGTATTTTATGTCTAATGTAGCACAGAGAAACAATACG gAAGGAAGAACGAATTGCGCAACTGCAAGGGAAGAAAAGATCAGGCCGACGTCGTCGGATGGTGAAAGTCAAATCTCAGATAGCAAAGA aaGTTTTCTCGACAGAACGCAACCGAGAAAGAATTTgctagaagaaaataagagcgTACTACAAGTTTGTAAATTCTATCATTCAAGTTCGGCAAAGTCGAAAATTGTTGGCGAAGAAACAAGATTACG tACTTCGGTATCTCATTCTTTCACGAACATCCATATTCTACCATCGTGGTGCGCGCTCATTTTTTATGCACTGGTATTTTTTTTCGGATTTTATgcagtaaatatatttttatatgtcgGGCCACCGTATAAATGGTGGTCACTCGAAGAAATACTCAATCGATACTTCCCAATTACAAATACGGGATGTTCACCACCTATATGA
- the LOC124950982 gene encoding tRNA-splicing endonuclease subunit Sen34 isoform X2 → MERGRLRKDHRITGELVGCLPKYPRQEVLSGLPLLLLPEEVSLLLEKKIARVVKYSHLQYPPSESLKETFDKYREILFMEQEKCLKKEKEKQIVAMMDKIVEGKRRKMLGIETNKKKMRKPLDKDLQEALNNVEVNTKDLFDEQMSKLPKLEKSEALVQTHTAYPWCNGGNFEIVEWKYPNSVQEKLRYATFKDLWERGYYITNGEKFGGDFLVYPGDPIMFHSQFIIQCKSRNEEIPITELIGQCRIASHVRKTQILATFSEGGKSVNYQSFQWAENR, encoded by the exons ATGGAACGCGGACG ACTGCGGAAAGATCATAGAATAACTGGAGAATTAGTGGGCTGTCTACCAAAATATCCCCGGCAAGAAGTACTTTCAGGTCTTCCATTGCTCTTGTTGCCAGAAGAAGTCTctcttttattagaaaaaaaaattgcacgtGTTGTTAAGTATTCGCATTTACAATACCCACCGAGCGAATCGTTAAAAGAAACCTTTGACAAGTATAGAGAGATATTGTTTATGGAACAGGAAAAATgcttgaagaaagaaaaagaaaaacag ATTGTAGCAATGATGGATAAAATAGTGGaaggaaaaagacgaaaaatgtTAGGGAtagaaacaaataagaaaaaaatgcgaAAACCTTTGGATAAAGATTTGCAAGAAGCTTTAAACAATGTAGAAGTAAATACTAAAGATCTCTTTGACGAACAAATGTCAAAATTGcctaaattagaaaaaagtgAAGCACTTGTACAGACGCATACGG CTTATCCATGGTGTAATGGGGGTAACTTTGAAATAGTTGAATGGAAATATCCTAATAGCGTACAAGAAAAACTTCGATATGCGACATTTAAAGACCTTTGGGAACGAGGTTATTACATAACGAATGGAGAAAAGTTCGGTGGCGACTTCCTAGTGTATCCag GCGATCCGATTATGTTTCATTCtcaatttataattcaatGCAAAAGCAGAAACGAGGAAATACCTATCACAGAGCTTATTGGGCAATGTCGTATTGCAAGTCACGTTAGGAAAACCCAAATATTGGCCACATTCTCTGAAGGTGGTAAAAGTGTAAATTATCAATCATTTCAGTGGGCTGAAAATAGATAG